From Methanomassiliicoccales archaeon LGM-RCC1, one genomic window encodes:
- a CDS encoding glycosyltransferase yields the protein MRVAIVTDSYFPTRDGVATQVLTTKECLDRMGHEVIIVAPDPGEKDREEGIIYVPSKPFKSYEGYFLPTFRHNELKEVEEWNPDIIHLHGCTVMTVKGLVTSHFSGIPTVQTFVTMVNEVAYQYSPIKLPPDFLNKLVQIYLRQELKRPNALVVPTPSIARELLDMGVKPKRMEIIPVGVDIDRFVKNDKGDEIRARHGLVGKKVLITVGRLSFEKKVDLLISSMKHLDDDIVLLICGKGPAGDEWRQLASDEGVTDKVVFAGFVPDDDLVSYYSCADLFITASKFETQGLTTLEAMACEVPALCANGRAFTDVIKDGENGYLFETTEEDCVRVIHQGLENIDKLKAGARRTAEIYSIQGTADALEKLYQEVIEEKKRKQSS from the coding sequence ATGAGGGTCGCCATAGTCACGGACAGCTACTTCCCCACCAGGGACGGGGTGGCCACACAGGTGCTCACAACGAAGGAGTGCCTGGACCGCATGGGTCACGAGGTCATCATCGTTGCGCCCGACCCGGGAGAGAAGGACCGCGAGGAAGGCATCATCTACGTCCCGTCGAAACCGTTCAAGTCATACGAGGGATACTTCTTGCCTACGTTCAGGCACAACGAGCTCAAGGAAGTCGAGGAATGGAATCCCGACATCATCCACCTTCACGGATGCACCGTCATGACCGTAAAAGGGCTGGTCACGTCGCACTTCTCCGGAATTCCCACCGTCCAGACATTCGTCACCATGGTGAACGAGGTCGCCTATCAGTATTCTCCCATCAAGCTCCCGCCTGACTTCCTGAACAAGTTGGTCCAGATCTATCTCCGCCAGGAGCTTAAGAGGCCCAACGCACTGGTCGTCCCGACGCCTTCCATTGCGAGAGAATTGCTGGATATGGGCGTGAAGCCCAAGAGGATGGAGATCATCCCTGTCGGAGTCGACATCGACAGATTCGTGAAGAACGATAAGGGTGACGAGATAAGGGCACGCCACGGTCTAGTGGGGAAGAAGGTCCTCATAACGGTCGGCAGACTGTCCTTCGAGAAGAAGGTCGACCTTCTGATCAGTTCCATGAAGCACCTTGACGATGACATCGTCCTTCTGATTTGCGGCAAAGGTCCGGCCGGTGACGAGTGGAGACAGCTCGCATCGGACGAAGGGGTGACGGACAAGGTCGTGTTCGCCGGATTCGTTCCCGACGACGACCTGGTCTCGTACTATTCGTGTGCGGACCTCTTCATAACCGCATCCAAGTTCGAGACCCAAGGACTGACCACCCTGGAGGCCATGGCCTGTGAGGTACCTGCGCTGTGCGCCAACGGCCGTGCGTTCACCGACGTGATCAAAGACGGCGAGAACGGTTATCTGTTCGAGACCACTGAGGAGGATTGCGTCAGGGTCATCCATCAGGGACTCGAGAACATCGACAAACTGAAAGCGGGTGCGAGAAGGACCGCCGAGATCTACTCGATACAGGGCACAGCGGATGCTCTTGAGAAGCTCTATCAGGAAGTCATCGAGGAAAAGAAGAGAAAGCAATCCTCGTAA
- a CDS encoding InlB B-repeat-containing protein codes for MDLSNVTVTVNDISLVNGDVLLTSITPTFTMTVGGSSVNLSTSDYTITFYPGDSASGTPVSDKISAVGTYYASVTASGSNTAGTNGTTFKATATCAIVFSGDASIDKIEDVTVGQAVTMPSAPVVVGKVFTGYYINGNEIGAQYIVNASDAVDGVITIAAIYVSETGQYIDVVASGYYDDDEEMKSVLDTLGVSHLGVSDRTAFVVFDAYGFTEGDYLTLELSGLVLRSDLSTAATIVKSIQYTADGRYCIKWSDLSDDTKCFKDGTMLTMKVYKTVSSGTITGDSTLLDTAYGYYLVHYFLNFVDGVVISNTEMATAAPNIDFLYNGKVVSLPTLPTTTKDGKTYYFVGWSLEQIGNIIIGAQYTVNSDDADSGTCKIVMYANWTEKNADVYTVSFVDSNGNSLGSKLVSKGDSVALPLAPAVEGKTFAYWYDESDSNHTSVATYGYYTPSANITLKAYYDDNDPTTWTLNATSDDITKGTVYATGTVSNGSFGTIIAVPGEGYKVSTYSAPTNAVVVPMADNVYLVYHTGSEAVSVVFTFVAIPDSVDYEISIRNYTDTSGQYGFKVKLESNDGGYIAKTNAGTNPSELSIKYVYRQIIPNTNFWTYYTSGVSSGVVDWTFDITQSVTSYEGAQTIEAGKYLYTAYAVFKYYNGSEIEYAISETILAIDIPVSS; via the coding sequence TTGGATCTTAGCAATGTCACAGTAACGGTGAATGACATCTCTCTCGTGAACGGAGATGTTCTGTTAACTTCCATCACCCCGACATTCACCATGACGGTCGGTGGAAGCTCGGTGAACCTGTCGACTTCCGATTATACCATCACATTCTACCCAGGAGATTCAGCGTCTGGTACGCCGGTTTCTGACAAGATCTCTGCTGTAGGAACGTACTACGCATCGGTTACTGCAAGCGGAAGCAACACTGCCGGTACCAATGGTACGACTTTCAAGGCCACGGCTACATGTGCTATCGTATTCTCAGGTGACGCCTCGATCGATAAGATCGAAGATGTGACTGTGGGACAGGCAGTCACCATGCCATCGGCACCCGTGGTAGTAGGAAAGGTCTTCACAGGCTATTACATCAACGGGAACGAGATCGGAGCGCAGTACATCGTGAATGCGTCTGATGCTGTGGACGGTGTGATCACCATCGCAGCCATCTATGTCAGTGAGACCGGTCAGTACATCGATGTAGTCGCATCCGGTTACTATGATGACGACGAGGAGATGAAGAGCGTCCTCGACACTCTGGGCGTGAGTCACCTCGGAGTATCCGACAGGACCGCATTCGTCGTGTTCGACGCATACGGATTCACCGAAGGCGATTATCTCACCCTCGAGCTGAGCGGACTCGTTCTGAGATCCGATCTCTCCACGGCGGCGACGATCGTCAAGAGCATCCAGTACACCGCAGACGGCAGATACTGTATCAAGTGGAGCGATCTCAGCGATGACACCAAATGCTTCAAGGATGGAACGATGTTGACCATGAAGGTCTACAAGACCGTATCTTCTGGAACGATAACGGGAGACAGTACCCTCTTGGATACTGCATACGGATACTATCTGGTCCACTACTTCCTCAACTTCGTCGACGGAGTAGTGATATCCAATACGGAGATGGCGACCGCAGCACCCAACATCGACTTCTTGTATAACGGAAAGGTAGTATCGCTGCCTACTCTGCCCACCACCACCAAGGATGGAAAGACGTATTACTTCGTAGGATGGTCTCTGGAGCAGATCGGCAATATCATCATCGGTGCACAGTACACAGTTAACTCCGATGATGCCGATTCCGGAACCTGCAAGATCGTCATGTATGCTAACTGGACCGAGAAGAATGCAGACGTCTATACCGTTTCATTCGTTGATTCCAACGGGAACTCTCTCGGATCCAAGCTCGTATCCAAGGGCGATTCCGTCGCACTGCCGTTGGCTCCCGCCGTCGAAGGGAAGACATTTGCTTACTGGTATGATGAGAGTGATAGCAACCATACGAGTGTAGCGACCTATGGATACTACACACCTTCAGCCAACATAACCCTGAAGGCGTATTATGACGACAACGATCCCACGACCTGGACCTTGAACGCGACCAGCGATGACATCACAAAGGGTACGGTCTATGCGACCGGCACCGTCTCGAACGGCTCCTTCGGAACGATCATAGCAGTGCCCGGCGAAGGATACAAGGTAAGTACCTATTCTGCGCCGACCAATGCTGTAGTGGTGCCCATGGCCGATAATGTGTATCTGGTTTACCACACCGGAAGCGAAGCTGTAAGCGTTGTATTCACATTCGTCGCGATCCCGGATTCCGTTGATTACGAGATCTCCATAAGGAACTACACCGATACGTCCGGACAATACGGATTCAAGGTCAAGCTGGAATCCAACGATGGCGGATACATCGCCAAGACCAATGCCGGAACCAACCCGTCAGAGCTGTCCATAAAGTACGTGTACAGGCAGATAATCCCGAACACCAACTTCTGGACATACTACACCAGCGGTGTTTCTTCTGGTGTTGTTGATTGGACATTCGACATTACCCAAAGTGTTACATCGTATGAAGGGGCGCAGACCATCGAGGCTGGAAAGTACCTTTACACCGCATATGCCGTGTTCAAGTACTACAACGGAAGCGAGATCGAATACGCCATTTCGGAGACCATACTCGCAATAGACATTCCGGTATCGAGTTGA
- a CDS encoding ARMT1-like domain-containing protein, translating to MKVHPDCVPCLMKRILFQSRLVPGSDERSSVENGLKVFAEGFSYDKKSVDLATEVHRASYAVLGKDPYHDLKVRADIIAEKFMGMAQDYVDSSDDKLRACLMVSVIGNIMDFGSTGGIDNPEQFEPIFQKLIDQGLGRDDSDRIRAVLDKPGTIVYMFDNCGESQLDKIFIRYLRSHGKRVVGMVRGEPILNDVTYDDAIRSGLDREVDLLLTTGTFYVGIDWRDVPDDLMKEIGNSDLIIAKGMGNYESLSDEALPVPVVHVMRTKCAPVAESIGMPLDQNVVYVR from the coding sequence ATGAAGGTCCATCCCGACTGCGTGCCCTGTCTGATGAAACGCATACTCTTCCAATCCAGACTCGTACCAGGATCTGACGAGAGGTCATCCGTGGAGAACGGTCTGAAGGTCTTCGCGGAGGGGTTCAGCTACGACAAGAAATCGGTCGATCTGGCGACAGAGGTTCACAGGGCATCCTATGCCGTTCTCGGGAAGGATCCATATCATGATCTGAAGGTCAGGGCGGATATCATCGCTGAGAAGTTTATGGGCATGGCGCAGGACTACGTCGATTCCTCGGACGACAAGCTCAGGGCATGCCTGATGGTGTCCGTGATTGGCAACATCATGGACTTCGGCTCCACTGGGGGGATAGACAATCCGGAGCAGTTCGAGCCCATCTTCCAGAAGCTCATCGACCAGGGACTCGGCAGGGACGACTCCGATAGGATCAGGGCAGTTCTGGACAAGCCTGGCACAATCGTTTACATGTTCGATAACTGCGGCGAATCGCAGTTGGATAAGATATTCATAAGGTACCTCCGCAGCCACGGAAAGAGGGTTGTCGGGATGGTACGCGGGGAACCCATACTCAACGACGTCACATACGATGACGCCATCCGCTCCGGATTGGACAGGGAGGTGGACCTCCTGCTCACGACGGGAACGTTCTACGTGGGCATCGACTGGAGGGACGTCCCGGACGATCTGATGAAGGAGATCGGGAACAGCGATCTGATAATCGCCAAGGGCATGGGGAACTACGAGTCTTTATCGGATGAGGCCCTACCCGTTCCCGTGGTCCATGTGATGCGCACCAAGTGCGCTCCGGTGGCGGAATCCATCGGCATGCCGCTGGACCAGAACGTTGTCTATGTGAGATGA
- a CDS encoding Fic family protein: MHVFNYDFLKSSKVDADLLNRIGNIERIRDTAEHHDQQTYVLQALENRAVIMSVIDSNEIEGIRTSEERAVGLISERTVPKGHDEQEIAGYRDALRYIHRSHDRIKLDKESILGLYGILMSYKEMSEPGFKSRDNVIVDRDPDGSVSAVYETVPFQDTEYCIDQMLSAFWEARNDLDINKLLLIPCFIMDFLRIHPFLDGNGRMSRLLTVLLLYQEGYDVCRYVSIESKINASKSDYYRALEYGYPGWFDGGSDYTPFISYFISQLFLCYRDLNLSFGTEIGRSKKTDALESFLSICPVHVSKQDILSMFPDISETSVERTLRDLCDRGVIRKEGSTRSARYIAARR; encoded by the coding sequence ATGCACGTTTTCAACTATGATTTCCTCAAATCCTCCAAAGTCGATGCGGACCTCCTGAACAGGATAGGGAACATAGAGCGCATCAGGGACACTGCGGAACACCACGATCAACAGACCTATGTGCTACAGGCCCTGGAGAACCGTGCCGTGATCATGTCAGTTATCGATTCCAATGAGATCGAGGGGATCAGGACCAGCGAGGAGAGGGCAGTAGGACTCATCTCCGAGAGAACCGTCCCTAAGGGACATGACGAGCAGGAGATAGCGGGATACCGCGATGCCCTCAGGTACATCCACCGTTCCCACGACCGCATAAAACTGGACAAGGAGAGCATCCTCGGTCTGTACGGGATACTGATGTCCTACAAGGAGATGTCCGAACCCGGATTCAAATCGAGGGACAATGTGATCGTGGACAGGGATCCGGACGGATCGGTCTCCGCCGTCTACGAGACCGTTCCGTTCCAGGATACCGAATACTGCATCGACCAGATGCTATCGGCCTTCTGGGAGGCCAGGAACGACCTTGACATAAACAAGCTGCTGCTCATACCGTGCTTCATCATGGATTTCCTGAGGATACATCCGTTCCTGGACGGCAACGGCCGTATGTCCAGACTGCTGACGGTGCTTCTCCTCTATCAGGAGGGATACGATGTATGCAGATACGTCTCCATAGAATCCAAGATAAACGCAAGCAAAAGCGATTACTACAGGGCCCTGGAATATGGGTATCCTGGTTGGTTCGACGGCGGAAGCGATTACACCCCGTTCATATCCTATTTCATATCGCAGCTCTTCCTGTGCTACAGGGACCTCAACCTGTCATTTGGGACCGAGATAGGGAGGTCCAAAAAGACGGATGCCCTCGAATCCTTCCTGAGCATCTGTCCCGTCCACGTGTCCAAACAGGACATACTCTCCATGTTCCCCGACATATCGGAGACATCGGTCGAAAGGACCCTCAGGGACCTATGCGACCGGGGGGTCATCCGCAAGGAAGGGAGCACCAGATCGGCCAGATACATTGCCGCGAGGCGTTGA
- a CDS encoding NDP-sugar synthase, which produces MKVRQAIVMVGGMGTRLRPLTENRPKPMLSVADRPCIWYLLRSLARAGVEEVILACGYKPGMMEALGDGSDLGIRIVYSYEDTPMGTAGSMKLAEDRLDDVFIAAYGDIFADIDVSEEVRIHFENKADITVALTAVEDPTQFGIARVDDTGRILEFKEKPKPEEVFSNLINAGIYVMNRSVLEKVPKDTFYDVSKELIPEVMAEGRIQAYQLNGVWMDVGRPHDLLEANLLVAEREYRLKRFDSAVECCTKGSFYLGEGAFIGNSKAKSTVISKGSKVEDSDLDRVLLLDDCEVSGATIVNSILGVGCRVGKGAKISNCVLADRTVVEEGSNLEGDRIV; this is translated from the coding sequence ATGAAGGTCAGACAGGCTATCGTGATGGTGGGTGGAATGGGAACGCGTCTCCGTCCCTTGACGGAGAACAGGCCGAAGCCCATGCTGTCGGTGGCCGACAGGCCTTGCATCTGGTATCTGCTCAGGTCTCTGGCCAGGGCGGGAGTGGAAGAGGTCATCCTCGCATGCGGATATAAGCCCGGCATGATGGAGGCTCTCGGCGACGGATCCGATCTCGGCATCAGGATAGTCTATTCCTATGAGGACACCCCGATGGGGACCGCCGGATCGATGAAGCTGGCCGAGGACAGGCTAGACGACGTCTTCATAGCCGCCTACGGCGACATCTTCGCCGATATAGACGTCTCCGAGGAGGTCAGGATCCATTTCGAAAACAAGGCGGACATCACAGTCGCTCTGACGGCGGTGGAGGATCCGACGCAGTTCGGTATCGCCAGGGTCGACGACACCGGCAGGATTCTGGAGTTCAAGGAGAAACCGAAACCCGAGGAGGTGTTCTCCAATCTGATCAACGCGGGGATCTACGTCATGAACAGGAGTGTCCTGGAGAAGGTTCCGAAGGACACCTTCTACGATGTCTCGAAGGAGCTGATCCCGGAGGTGATGGCCGAGGGACGCATACAGGCCTATCAGCTCAACGGCGTCTGGATGGATGTCGGACGCCCCCACGATCTATTGGAAGCGAATCTTTTGGTGGCCGAGCGGGAGTACCGTCTGAAGAGGTTCGATTCCGCCGTAGAATGCTGCACCAAGGGTAGCTTCTATCTTGGAGAGGGAGCGTTCATAGGCAATTCCAAGGCCAAAAGCACCGTGATATCCAAGGGATCGAAGGTCGAGGATTCGGATCTGGACAGGGTACTTCTGCTCGATGACTGCGAGGTCAGCGGCGCTACCATAGTCAATTCCATCCTCGGAGTGGGCTGCAGGGTAGGTAAGGGAGCGAAGATCTCCAATTGCGTCCTTGCCGACAGGACGGTCGTCGAAGAGGGCAGCAATCTGGAAGGCGACAGGATCGTCTGA
- a CDS encoding glycosyltransferase family 4 protein, protein MKIVDVNPFFYPYGGGIENRMHQTSALLAQKGHDVTVLTGQLPGTEAEERTPEGYNIIRLKSGYINLYNPPYTWSHGILEALDSLDADIVNYNYRWAPSYNKALGKYKGVKIHTVHNTWHEGTGMVKRISAVNDNMFWKTMLGFDRIVTVSENIRQDLIRRGAPEDKLFTIPTCGHVPEYRYMGEEEDFILSLGRLVKVKGIKYLIEAMKDVDCKLKICGKGPEEKNIKKQIRREGLEDKIEFVGFVSEEEKNRLMGTCKMLVMPSLYEAFGLVAVEIMSQKKPIVCTNVNGLPETVGDGGILVDPADPKGLADAINRLLADDQLRKDMGERARKQAEYYDWSNHIDGYERFLIDTVEKFQRR, encoded by the coding sequence ATGAAGATAGTAGACGTCAACCCATTCTTCTACCCCTACGGCGGGGGAATAGAGAACCGCATGCACCAGACATCCGCTCTTTTGGCCCAGAAGGGACATGACGTCACCGTCCTGACCGGACAGCTTCCGGGAACGGAAGCGGAGGAGAGGACCCCTGAAGGTTACAACATCATCCGCCTCAAATCCGGATACATCAACCTGTACAACCCTCCATACACATGGTCCCACGGCATTCTGGAGGCATTGGATTCCCTGGATGCCGACATCGTGAACTACAACTACCGCTGGGCTCCGTCCTACAACAAGGCGCTTGGAAAGTACAAGGGAGTGAAGATTCACACCGTCCACAACACATGGCATGAGGGGACGGGCATGGTGAAGAGGATCTCCGCAGTGAACGACAACATGTTCTGGAAGACCATGCTGGGGTTCGACAGGATCGTCACGGTCAGCGAGAACATCCGCCAGGACCTCATAAGGAGGGGAGCGCCGGAGGACAAGCTGTTCACGATCCCCACCTGCGGTCACGTTCCTGAATACAGGTACATGGGTGAGGAAGAGGACTTCATACTCTCCTTGGGACGCCTGGTCAAGGTCAAGGGCATCAAGTACCTCATAGAGGCCATGAAGGATGTGGACTGCAAGCTGAAGATCTGCGGAAAGGGTCCGGAGGAGAAGAACATCAAGAAGCAGATCAGGAGAGAGGGCCTGGAAGATAAGATCGAATTCGTCGGGTTCGTATCAGAGGAAGAGAAGAACAGGCTCATGGGCACATGCAAGATGCTGGTCATGCCTTCCCTGTACGAGGCGTTCGGCCTGGTGGCCGTCGAGATAATGTCGCAGAAGAAACCGATCGTATGCACGAACGTCAACGGACTTCCGGAGACGGTCGGAGACGGGGGAATCTTAGTGGATCCGGCCGACCCGAAGGGTCTGGCGGATGCCATCAACAGACTACTCGCCGACGATCAGCTCAGGAAGGACATGGGAGAGAGGGCCAGGAAACAGGCGGAGTACTACGACTGGTCCAACCACATCGACGGATACGAAAGATTCCTCATCGACACCGTCGAGAAATTCCAGAGGAGATGA